From Aedes albopictus strain Foshan chromosome 1, AalbF5, whole genome shotgun sequence, one genomic window encodes:
- the LOC109428528 gene encoding paired box protein Pax-1 isoform X2, translating into MEPENTAQQYGEVNQLGGVFVNGRPLPNSTRMRIVELARLGIRPCDISRQLRVSHGCVSKILARYHETGSILPGAIGGSKPRVTTPKVVTYIRELKQKDPGIFAWEIRDRLLSDGVCDKNNVPSVSSISRILRNKLGNITHHHTGSHTPHTPHLYNSIYPSYPYTTANSLKSEMSCGGGSPSPPTPGVTPIRSPHHHHCWPSSHSVTDILANVHHQAAVAALRNGGNVPTSQCHTTPPPPSLGSVVPNMAAAAAANMQHQMQDSGHHHQSPNSYNYYMYLQSGGMHHGGLASASGL; encoded by the coding sequence AAAACACAGCTCAACAGTACGGCGAAGTGAACCAGCTGGGCGGAGTGTTCGTCAACGGTCGGCCCCTTCCCAACAGCACCCGGATGCGAATCGTCGAACTGGCCCGGCTCGGCATCCGACCCTGTGACATCTCCCGCCAGCTCCGGGTCAGCCACGGGTGCGTCTCCAAGATACTAGCACGCTACCACGAAACCGGATCCATCCTGCCGGGTGCCATCGGGGGCTCGAAGCCCCGCGTCACCACCCCCAAGGTCGTAACGTACATCCGCGAGCTCAAACAGAAAGACCCGGGCATCTTCGCGTGGGAAATTCGCGATCGGTTGCTGTCCGACGGCGTTTGCGACAAGAACAACGTCCCCAGCGTCAGTTCCATCTCGAGGATCCTGCGGAACAAGCTGGGCAACATCACGCACCACCACACCGGAAGTCACACGCCGCACACGCCCCACCTCTACAACTCGATCTACCCCTCGTACCCCTACACGACGGCCAACTCGCTCAAGTCGGAAATGTCCTGCGGCGGCGGAAGTCCGTCGCCGCCGACGCCGGGAGTGACGCCGATCCGGTCACCTCACCACCACCACTGTTGGCCCTCGTCCCACTCCGTCACCGACATCCTGGCCAACGTGCACCATCAGGCGGCTGTGGCGGCGCTTCGCAACGGTGGCAACGTGCCGACGTCCCAGTGCCACACGACGCCACCGCCGCCGTCGCTGGGTTCGGTGGTGCCGAACATGGCCGCCGCAGCCGCCGCCAACATGCAGCACCAAATGCAGGACAGCGGCCACCACCACCAGTCGCCCAACTCGTACAACTACTACATGTATCTGCAGAGCGGCGGAATGCACCACGGCGGACTGGCCAGCGCTTCCGGGTTATAG
- the LOC109428528 gene encoding paired box protein Pax-1 isoform X1 has translation MEPVGQESELGYLQENTAQQYGEVNQLGGVFVNGRPLPNSTRMRIVELARLGIRPCDISRQLRVSHGCVSKILARYHETGSILPGAIGGSKPRVTTPKVVTYIRELKQKDPGIFAWEIRDRLLSDGVCDKNNVPSVSSISRILRNKLGNITHHHTGSHTPHTPHLYNSIYPSYPYTTANSLKSEMSCGGGSPSPPTPGVTPIRSPHHHHCWPSSHSVTDILANVHHQAAVAALRNGGNVPTSQCHTTPPPPSLGSVVPNMAAAAAANMQHQMQDSGHHHQSPNSYNYYMYLQSGGMHHGGLASASGL, from the coding sequence AAAACACAGCTCAACAGTACGGCGAAGTGAACCAGCTGGGCGGAGTGTTCGTCAACGGTCGGCCCCTTCCCAACAGCACCCGGATGCGAATCGTCGAACTGGCCCGGCTCGGCATCCGACCCTGTGACATCTCCCGCCAGCTCCGGGTCAGCCACGGGTGCGTCTCCAAGATACTAGCACGCTACCACGAAACCGGATCCATCCTGCCGGGTGCCATCGGGGGCTCGAAGCCCCGCGTCACCACCCCCAAGGTCGTAACGTACATCCGCGAGCTCAAACAGAAAGACCCGGGCATCTTCGCGTGGGAAATTCGCGATCGGTTGCTGTCCGACGGCGTTTGCGACAAGAACAACGTCCCCAGCGTCAGTTCCATCTCGAGGATCCTGCGGAACAAGCTGGGCAACATCACGCACCACCACACCGGAAGTCACACGCCGCACACGCCCCACCTCTACAACTCGATCTACCCCTCGTACCCCTACACGACGGCCAACTCGCTCAAGTCGGAAATGTCCTGCGGCGGCGGAAGTCCGTCGCCGCCGACGCCGGGAGTGACGCCGATCCGGTCACCTCACCACCACCACTGTTGGCCCTCGTCCCACTCCGTCACCGACATCCTGGCCAACGTGCACCATCAGGCGGCTGTGGCGGCGCTTCGCAACGGTGGCAACGTGCCGACGTCCCAGTGCCACACGACGCCACCGCCGCCGTCGCTGGGTTCGGTGGTGCCGAACATGGCCGCCGCAGCCGCCGCCAACATGCAGCACCAAATGCAGGACAGCGGCCACCACCACCAGTCGCCCAACTCGTACAACTACTACATGTATCTGCAGAGCGGCGGAATGCACCACGGCGGACTGGCCAGCGCTTCCGGGTTATAG